From the Candidatus Poribacteria bacterium genome, the window GGTTGGCGGCGGACGGCTCATAGACGCCGACGAAATCGACGTCGGGGTTCGCCTGAAGGACGGCGGCGTGTCCCGACGCGTGAGCGTGGGAGACGCCGTATTGCGCGATGCGGATGGGTTGGGTCATAGTTCCGCCTTTCCCTGGCACGCGGTCATCGGCGGGACGCCGTGACGCTCTCCGCCGTCAGAATCCATAGAAGAGGGCGTCGAGCACGCGCTTGCTCATCGCGGCTCCGACTTCCCGATAGATGTCGAGCAACTCCGCGTAGCACGTGGGACCGCCGATGAGCTTCCAGAACTCATCGCCGATCAGCAGCCCATCGTCCATGGGATAGTAGTTGCGCACGAAGCTCCACTGGTAGTCGTCCCGGTTCGCGCCGAACGGGTTGTATGCCATCGCGAAGTAGCCGTTGACTTCGGGTCGAGCCTTGCCACGGAACAGATGGATCCGCAGCACGCGCTCGATGATCGTCATGCACTGGTCTTTGTTCGCCTTCGGGCTCTTGATCTCGAAGAAGAACTCCCGACCGTCTCGCGCCACGATGTGGAGGTCTGCCGTGACGACGCGGCTCACGAGGTCGTCATCGCGGCTCGCGTCGAGGACGGCGGACACCATCGCTCCGAGCGATGGCTTGTGTCCCTTCTGCTCTGCCGCCTGCTCGAAGACGGAGCGCTGCCGTTCGAGCTCCACGAGTCCGGCGCGACTGACCATGCCGCTTATCTTGTAGCGTGTGTGGGCTTCGCGGTGATGGTCC encodes:
- a CDS encoding gfo/Idh/MocA family oxidoreductase, producing MTQPIRIAQYGVSHAHASGHAAVLQANPDVDFVGVYEPSAAN
- a CDS encoding TdeIII family type II restriction endonuclease, which codes for MPSISPNTRPKIRGCLDALIESTIDEFRHRRLAGRSQTEPDSGSKKGELKPFHEALLPVELDLINRFERSISTKLGTTIEECARLIALDHHREAHTRYKISGMVSRAGLVELERQRSVFEQAAEQKGHKPSLGAMVSAVLDASRDDDLVSRVVTADLHIVARDGREFFFEIKSPKANKDQCMTIIERVLRIHLFRGKARPEVNGYFAMAYNPFGANRDDYQWSFVRNYYPMDDGLLIGDEFWKLIGGPTCYAELLDIYREVGAAMSKRVLDALFYGF